In Chryseobacterium sp., the genomic window GAGGGAATTGAGTACCTCTCCCACATCATAAACCCTTCGCTTTTTTTTCAGCACGGAACCTTTCTGAAAAAATACATACAATACTCTCACAAAGGGAAAATACTGGCCGAAAAAGATCTTAATGATGTTTTTGTTATCTCAAGACAATCTCTGATCACTATTTTAACTCAAAATATTTCTCCTGAAAAAATATCCTACGAAAAAACATTAATTTTATCTGACCATGAAAAAGGAAAGCTTATTCAACTGGACGGAACTGAAATTGATTCAGACATTGCTATTATTAGTGATGGTTCCAGAAGCCGGATCAGAAAAGAAGTCTTCAAGGATGAAAAAATGAAGACTGTAAGGGAAAATGAAGTCGTTAATATTATTCAAAATAAAAAAATTGCAGCCCGGATAGAAAATAATTTCATGAAGTTCCATCATGAAAAAGGAGGGCTTACTTTCGGAATATTAAAACTTTCTGCGGATACCGTCCTATGGTATTCACAATTTGACAATGAAAAATATAAGATCCGCGAAGGATGCTCCGCAGGCAATATAAAAAAATACATGACTGAAATTTTTAAGGACTGGGATCCTTTAGTTTCATCTATTGTCAAAGAATCCAGTTATAAAAATGTACATTTATGGCATGTGTATGAGCTGGAAAAACTCAATCCGTTTTACAAAGGCAATCTCGTTTTTATCGGAGATGCAGCACACCCGCTTATTCCTTTTACAAGCCAGGGGGTTACCTCTGCACTGAAGGACTCTTTTACGCTGACTCACTATCTGATGGAAGAAGAAAATATCGAAGATGCCTTCAGAAAATATGAGGAAGAAAGAAAACCGGAAATTGAAGTCCACATTACGAATGGCAGAGCTTTACTGAATCAGTTTTTGCTCCCGCTTGACCAACATTCAAAAAATATTTTACCAATCTCTTATAAATAAAAAATGTTCACCAATAACGATATCAATTTTGAAGCACTAAAAAGAAAAGCTTATAATGGCAGATGGGCAGCCTTAGAAGACGGGATCATTCCTTTGACGGCTGCTGATCCGGACTTCAGAACAGCCCCTGAAATTGAAGAGGGAATCATTGAATACATCAAAGACGGGTATCTGAGCTACGGCCCGTTTTCAGGTCTTCCTGAATTTAAAAGAAATGTGGCAGAACATTTCAATACAGAAAAATCCGGAAGTTTCAGTCCGGACAACATTCTTGCGGTTAACAGTGCTGCCCAGGGGATGTTCCTGATTGCCTCATATGTTTTGAAACCTGGCGAAGAGGCTATTATTTTGGATCCCGTCGACTTTCTGTTTAAAAAGTCAGTAGAAGCCGTTGGCGGAAAAGTTAGATTATGCCCTGTAGATACAGTAACCGGAGATATTGATTTTGAAAAACTGGCTGCATCAATTACCCCGAAGACCAAACTGATCAGTATTTGTAATCCTCATAATCCACTCGGAAAAGTGTATTCTAAAGAGACCCTGAAAAAGATTTCTGAGATTGCCTCTGCCCATGACCTGTGGGTCATGAGTGATGAAATATGGAGCGATATTGTATATGACCAAAGAGAATTTCACACGTACTCATCTGTTTCCGAAGAGGCTAAAAGAAAAAGTTTTACCGTATATGGATTTTCAAAATCATTTGGTATTGCAGGTTTAAGAATTGGAGCCGTTTTATGCAATGACCAGGAGATCTTTGACGATTTTATTGAAAAATCAAACTTCAATTCAACGATAGAAGGGGTTTCAACATTATCCCAGATTGCAGCAAGTGTAGCTCTTGAAAAAGCAAAGCCATGGTACAGGGAATTTTTAAGCCATTTACAGAGCAATCGGGATCTCGCCTTTAAAATATTAAGCCGTTCCGAAATTTTGAGTCCGAATCTGCCTGAGGCGACCTTTGTATTATTTCCTAAAATAAAAAACGGGCTGTCGAGTGATGAATTTACCCGACATGTCCTACACCATGGGAAAGTAGCTATCGTTCCCGGTTCGGAAAGATGGTTCGGAAAAGGGGCAGAAGGCCACGTGAGAATCTGCTTCTCAACTTCACAAGAAATTCTTGAAGAAGGCTTAAATCGAATAATAAAAAGTTTTTAATATTAAAAATATTCACATAAATCAATAAAAAAATTATTTTTATTCTACAATTTGAGACAATTGCAATAAAGTTAAAATATAGATAACAAATATTTAATTTTCATGTTGATTTAAAAATAAAAATCAATAATTTTGAGATAATCACCAAGAAAAATCTCAATTATGAAAATAAAATACATCAGCGTTTTTTTTCTTACTGCAACTTCTCTTTCTTATGCCCAGCAAATCAATGATACGATCCCCAAAGAATCCAAAATAGATGAAGTAGCGATCACCGGAAGCAGGAATAAGAAAAGAACAGTGATTAATACACCTGTTCCAATTGATGTCATTGATATTAAACAGGTCAGCCAGTCAACAGGACAGGTGGAGGTCAACCAGCTGCTGCAGTTTGCAGCTCCCTCTTTTAACTCCAACAAACAGTCGGGATCAGACGGAGCTGATGCTGTAGATCCTGCTACCTTAAGAGGTTTAGGACCAGACCAGACCCTGCTTTTATTAAATGGAAAAAGATACCACCAGTCTTCCCTGATCAACCTTTTCGGAACGAAGGGAAGGGGAAATACCGGATCAGATATGAATACCATTCCGATCGGTGCCATCAAAAGAGTAGAAGTTCTCCGTGACGGTGCTTCAGCGCAATATGGTTCTGATGCCATAGCAGGAGTGATCAATGTGATCCTAAATGACCGTGATAAAGGTTTTGAAGGAAATGCTTTTTACGGGATGAATCTTTTCAAAAGTCCCGGAAACAATGATGTTGTCTCTGATCGTAAAGTGGATGGAAATACTTTCGATTTCAGCGGAAACCTGGGAACAAAAATAGGATCAAAAGGAGGTTTCGGAAACTTCACCGCAGAATTCATCAATAAAGAATATGCGATCCGAAATGCAAACCCGGATAAATATACTGCTCCCAGACAACGTTTCGGAGATGCCAAAGCTCAAAATGTCTATTTTTTCGGAAATATAGAATTGCCGTTGTCCGACGGACTGAAATTCTACTCACGGCAGGGATTTTCGCACAGAAATACCAATGCCTATGCCTGGACAAGAACGCCGGAAGCTGACGGAAATATTCCTGAAATTTACCCTAACGGCTTTAACCCGATTGAAGATACCAGTATCACTGACTTCACATTTGATAACGGTTTGAAATTTAATGTGGCTGAATGGGATGTAGATTTTTATAATGCATTTGGCAGCAATAGGTTTACGTATGATATCAAAAATACGGTGAATGCCACCTTAGGAGTAAATTCCCCAACAAGTTTTTATGCTGGAGGCCATTCTTTACTGCAAAACACAACCGGTTTTAATGCTACAAAACAATTCAAGGTACTGGAAGGGCTTAATATCGCATTCGGATCCGAATTCAGATATGAAAAATTCAATATCATCAAAGGGGAAGAAGCGTCCTATGCCATGTATGATATTAATGGAAACGTAGTAACGCCAAGTACTCCGCAAAATCTTTTGGTAACCAATCCTTTATCCGGTGAGGTAAGACCGGGCGGTTCCCAAGGTTTCCCCGGTTACTCCAGCGATATTGGTAAAAGCAGAAATAATTTTGCCGCCTATGTAGATACGGAACTCGATATTACTAAAAAATGGATGATCAGTGCAGCAGGAAGATTTGAGCATTATAATGATTTCGGAAGTACACTGAATGGTAAATTTGCGACCCGGTATGCCATTACCCCACAATTTGCCTTCCGCGGGTCGGTTTCTACCGGTTTCAGAGCGCCATCTCTGGCTCAAAAATACTACAGCCAGCAGTTTACTAATTTTCAGGGAGGGCAGCTGGTTACCATTCAATTGGCATCCAACGACAGTGATCTGGCAAGACTTGTGGGAATTTCCCAGCTGAAACAGGAAACTTCTGTCAATGGAAGTGCCGGATTTACTTTTAACACTGGAAAATTCACCGCTACAGTGGATGGCTATTACATCCAGGTAAAGAACAGAATTGTTCTGACCGGAAATTTTTCCAGAAGTGATCTGTTTACCACTCAACAGCAGGAAGATGAATATCCTTTCATTGACCAGGCTCAGTTTTTTGCCAATGCTATAGATACCAGGACAAGGGGAATAGATGTCATTCTGAGTTATAATGAAACTATTGGTTCCGGAAAATTGACCGCTACGCTAGCCGGAAATTACAATAACATGGAAATCACTAAAGTAAATACCTCGGAGCAGCTGAAGGGCAAAGAAGATATTTATCTGAGCAAAAGAGAAAGAGGATTCATTCTGGCTTCTGCTCCAAAGACCAAGATTAATCTCAACCTCAACTATAAAATCAATAAATTCAATGCCAACTTACAGCTGGTAAGATTTGATAAGGTCACTTTGATCGGATATGATGATGCAGAACAAGTTTACAATCCAAAGGTTACCACAGATGTTTCGTTGGGGTATGAGTTTTCCAGAAACCTCAACCTGACTTTGGGAAGTAAGAACATCTTTAACAGATATCCCAGTCTACAGCCTACCCAGGTAGATTCAGGAAATACCGAGTCTGGCGGGATTTTTGATCCTGTACAAATGGGATTTGCCGGAAGGCAGGTATTTGCACGACTTAATTTTAAGTTTTAATATATTTTTAAAGAGACTGTTTATTGCAACCAGTCTCTTTTTTTATTTTACTTCTTTGAAATTTTATAGAGCTTCCCACTGTCTGTCACCCCATACAGATTACCGTCCATCCCATTCAATACATCCCTGAAACGTTCTTTCTGATCCGCTAAAAGACGTTCTTCACCTACCACTTTGTTATCCTTCAACACAATTCTGTCGATATGTTCACCACTCAGACATCCGATCAGTAGATTGCCTTTCCATTCTTCTATATTTCCGGTATAGAAAGTAATTCCACTTGGAGATATCACAGGATCCCAATAATAAACAGGCTGTTCAGTTCCTTCTTTCCGTGTAATTCCCTCGCCTACTTTCTGTCCGGAGTATTCAATTCCATAGGTAACATCACCCCAGCCGTAGTTCTTGCCGGGCTGTATTAAATTGATTTCATCTCCTCCTCTAGGCCCCATTTCAACATCCCAAAGATTTCCATCCGGATCAATGGCAAGCCCTTGTGGATTTCTGACACCATATGCATAAATTTCAGGTTTATAGCCCTGCTTTCCTATAAACGGATTTCCCGGAGCCGGCATTCCATCTTTTGTAATCTTTAGTATTTTGCCTAAATAATTATCTGTCTTCTGGGCATACACCCTTGTTACTTTATCAGATCTTTCCCCTGTGCTCACAAATAAGTATCCGTCCTTATCAAAAGCCAGCCTGCTTCCATAATGTTTATCACCATCATAAGAAGGTTCTGCCCGGAAGATCACCTTAACTTCTGCAATACTCTTAAGATCCGCAGATAACTTCCCTTTCGCAACCGAAGTCAGGTTTCCCTTTCCGAATGGCTCTGAAAAACTGAAATAAATGATGCTATTGGTTTTAAAATCAGGATCCAGGGCTACATCCAGCATACCTCCCTGCCCTTTTGAATCTACTTTCGGGAATCCTTCAATTTTAGAAATCTGTTTTCCATCTTTTGATACAACATTCATATGACCTGTTTTATCAGTAATCAGAAATCTTCCGTCCGGCAGATTAACAATTCCCCATGGCCTTCCCAGATCTTTGTTTAGTATTTCTACCTGATAAGGAGTTGTTGTTTTTACTGCTTTTATTCTTGTCTGTCCCTTAAATGCAGGCTGATATTCAGAATTTGGCTTTTCTGTTTCTACACTGCCGTCTTTTCCTGCCTGCTGAGCATTAACATTAGCTTTCTTACATGAAGATAAAATAAAAAAAGCACTAAGAACCGGAACATAAAATTGATTGATTTTCATAACATTACGATTAAATGGTAAAAAATGAATGGAAAAATAATGCCATAAAATTCGGTGCAT contains:
- a CDS encoding pyridoxal phosphate-dependent aminotransferase codes for the protein MFTNNDINFEALKRKAYNGRWAALEDGIIPLTAADPDFRTAPEIEEGIIEYIKDGYLSYGPFSGLPEFKRNVAEHFNTEKSGSFSPDNILAVNSAAQGMFLIASYVLKPGEEAIILDPVDFLFKKSVEAVGGKVRLCPVDTVTGDIDFEKLAASITPKTKLISICNPHNPLGKVYSKETLKKISEIASAHDLWVMSDEIWSDIVYDQREFHTYSSVSEEAKRKSFTVYGFSKSFGIAGLRIGAVLCNDQEIFDDFIEKSNFNSTIEGVSTLSQIAASVALEKAKPWYREFLSHLQSNRDLAFKILSRSEILSPNLPEATFVLFPKIKNGLSSDEFTRHVLHHGKVAIVPGSERWFGKGAEGHVRICFSTSQEILEEGLNRIIKSF
- a CDS encoding FAD-dependent monooxygenase — its product is MRKEVFKDEKMKTVRENEVVNIIQNKKIAARIENNFMKFHHEKGGLTFGILKLSADTVLWYSQFDNEKYKIREGCSAGNIKKYMTEIFKDWDPLVSSIVKESSYKNVHLWHVYELEKLNPFYKGNLVFIGDAAHPLIPFTSQGVTSALKDSFTLTHYLMEEENIEDAFRKYEEERKPEIEVHITNGRALLNQFLLPLDQHSKNILPISYK
- a CDS encoding PQQ-dependent sugar dehydrogenase, which translates into the protein MKINQFYVPVLSAFFILSSCKKANVNAQQAGKDGSVETEKPNSEYQPAFKGQTRIKAVKTTTPYQVEILNKDLGRPWGIVNLPDGRFLITDKTGHMNVVSKDGKQISKIEGFPKVDSKGQGGMLDVALDPDFKTNSIIYFSFSEPFGKGNLTSVAKGKLSADLKSIAEVKVIFRAEPSYDGDKHYGSRLAFDKDGYLFVSTGERSDKVTRVYAQKTDNYLGKILKITKDGMPAPGNPFIGKQGYKPEIYAYGVRNPQGLAIDPDGNLWDVEMGPRGGDEINLIQPGKNYGWGDVTYGIEYSGQKVGEGITRKEGTEQPVYYWDPVISPSGITFYTGNIEEWKGNLLIGCLSGEHIDRIVLKDNKVVGEERLLADQKERFRDVLNGMDGNLYGVTDSGKLYKISKK
- a CDS encoding TonB-dependent receptor; this encodes MKIKYISVFFLTATSLSYAQQINDTIPKESKIDEVAITGSRNKKRTVINTPVPIDVIDIKQVSQSTGQVEVNQLLQFAAPSFNSNKQSGSDGADAVDPATLRGLGPDQTLLLLNGKRYHQSSLINLFGTKGRGNTGSDMNTIPIGAIKRVEVLRDGASAQYGSDAIAGVINVILNDRDKGFEGNAFYGMNLFKSPGNNDVVSDRKVDGNTFDFSGNLGTKIGSKGGFGNFTAEFINKEYAIRNANPDKYTAPRQRFGDAKAQNVYFFGNIELPLSDGLKFYSRQGFSHRNTNAYAWTRTPEADGNIPEIYPNGFNPIEDTSITDFTFDNGLKFNVAEWDVDFYNAFGSNRFTYDIKNTVNATLGVNSPTSFYAGGHSLLQNTTGFNATKQFKVLEGLNIAFGSEFRYEKFNIIKGEEASYAMYDINGNVVTPSTPQNLLVTNPLSGEVRPGGSQGFPGYSSDIGKSRNNFAAYVDTELDITKKWMISAAGRFEHYNDFGSTLNGKFATRYAITPQFAFRGSVSTGFRAPSLAQKYYSQQFTNFQGGQLVTIQLASNDSDLARLVGISQLKQETSVNGSAGFTFNTGKFTATVDGYYIQVKNRIVLTGNFSRSDLFTTQQQEDEYPFIDQAQFFANAIDTRTRGIDVILSYNETIGSGKLTATLAGNYNNMEITKVNTSEQLKGKEDIYLSKRERGFILASAPKTKINLNLNYKINKFNANLQLVRFDKVTLIGYDDAEQVYNPKVTTDVSLGYEFSRNLNLTLGSKNIFNRYPSLQPTQVDSGNTESGGIFDPVQMGFAGRQVFARLNFKF